A region of Vibrio chagasii DNA encodes the following proteins:
- a CDS encoding YdcF family protein yields MSFIILLFLLLFVFATRLLQWRKTSYFLSFILLSSFVLIGTGLIPRYLLDDLQANYESKPDIQWSDNNAIVLLGAGTQFIQSTQDFEPTFFSYGRISETASQYKDCAKSETKCKVIISGGDAQGNGVTEAEIYEQQLLRLGVPKADIIREPNSVNTWKNAQLTSDLMKHHQFDNIILVSSGLHIRRSELYFNHFGLEVIPVRSDYMAAQVSWLPLWYNFAVTDFALHEQIGFARYNIYNFMGWNSKREKPGDA; encoded by the coding sequence ATGAGCTTTATTATACTTTTATTCCTTCTATTATTCGTTTTCGCGACTCGTTTACTTCAGTGGCGAAAAACCTCTTATTTTCTCTCCTTTATTCTCTTATCGTCATTTGTGCTGATTGGTACGGGGTTAATTCCTCGTTATTTATTAGATGATCTGCAAGCAAATTACGAAAGTAAACCAGATATACAATGGTCGGATAATAATGCAATTGTTCTTCTCGGTGCTGGCACTCAGTTTATTCAAAGCACACAAGATTTCGAACCAACATTTTTCTCTTATGGTCGAATCAGTGAAACGGCAAGCCAATATAAAGATTGTGCAAAATCGGAGACTAAGTGCAAAGTAATCATCAGTGGTGGTGACGCACAAGGCAACGGCGTGACAGAAGCGGAAATTTACGAGCAACAATTGCTGAGACTTGGCGTACCAAAAGCTGACATCATCCGAGAGCCTAACAGCGTGAATACATGGAAAAATGCACAGCTAACCAGCGACTTGATGAAGCACCACCAATTCGACAACATTATTCTGGTTTCATCTGGTCTACATATTCGCCGCAGTGAGCTCTATTTCAACCACTTCGGATTAGAGGTCATTCCGGTTAGATCCGATTACATGGCAGCGCAGGTTTCGTGGCTTCCTTTGTGGTACAACTTTGCTGTGACTGACTTCGCACTGCACGAGCAAATCGGTTTTGCGAGGTATAATATCTACAACTTTATGGGTTGGAATAGCAAACGCGAGAAGCCTGGTGATGCATAA
- a CDS encoding aerolysin family beta-barrel pore-forming toxin, with product MFNVSKTVLISAAISLTPHSVNAKIYSDQVVLDDLGEDSCRHDYRPLTYSEAQEHKAALVSRMNVWDIIGLQDDWVIMGSGYHGLIKHGQPNEKTWCYPNKPEAGLPYYDAQVIPESSNLEVQRTLVNDNSNFVRPLAYLANNLGYAWVGGDNCRYVGQDMAITQLSDGWEIKGNSNGSCSGDRCNEKTTITVDKFSYTLDTQGFSYGTVKETDQEQINTLSAYAINETDQPKQIIVDLHFLQTTQWNKTNRFDLADVVTLDEDFSWPQAGKTDVRVVLEKGQHFSDTNSGQHSEASDLQAILTVPANSVLPFQVEFLRSTISYPYRIEANMGYDVNFTGFLRYSGNALDSHPTNRPTVSHTFTMGTNSDEQANIRYQWDHRYIPGEMKWWDWSWAINEYGLSSMQYAAGASVRPFYSHVSGQFYAKSQYSGMIDIGAEHSVDSFDVVGVLTNHKTYHAGDVTVVTDFDPEALDRLGYRDAQLMITPIQH from the coding sequence ATGTTCAACGTCAGTAAAACTGTACTAATTAGCGCTGCCATATCGTTAACGCCTCATTCCGTTAACGCAAAGATCTACTCAGACCAAGTCGTGTTAGACGACCTTGGCGAGGATAGTTGTCGTCATGACTATCGCCCACTTACTTACTCAGAAGCACAGGAGCACAAAGCCGCCCTTGTTTCTCGTATGAACGTTTGGGATATCATCGGCCTTCAAGATGATTGGGTGATCATGGGCTCTGGCTACCACGGCCTTATCAAGCATGGCCAGCCAAATGAAAAAACCTGGTGTTACCCTAATAAACCTGAAGCGGGCTTACCTTACTACGATGCACAAGTTATCCCAGAAAGCAGCAACCTTGAGGTTCAAAGAACTCTAGTCAACGACAATTCGAACTTCGTTAGACCATTAGCATACCTAGCAAACAACCTTGGTTATGCGTGGGTGGGCGGCGACAATTGCCGTTATGTCGGACAGGACATGGCGATAACGCAACTTAGTGATGGTTGGGAAATCAAAGGGAATAGTAATGGAAGCTGTTCAGGTGACCGTTGTAATGAGAAAACGACGATTACAGTCGATAAGTTTTCCTACACACTGGATACTCAGGGATTCTCGTACGGCACCGTTAAAGAGACAGACCAAGAGCAGATCAACACCCTTTCCGCTTATGCAATCAACGAGACAGATCAGCCGAAACAGATCATCGTCGATCTGCATTTCCTACAGACCACACAGTGGAACAAAACCAATCGCTTTGATCTTGCGGACGTTGTTACACTCGACGAGGACTTCAGCTGGCCTCAAGCAGGAAAAACGGATGTGCGAGTGGTGTTAGAAAAAGGCCAACATTTCTCTGATACCAATAGTGGTCAACATTCTGAGGCGAGTGACCTTCAAGCCATCTTAACGGTACCCGCTAACTCTGTGCTTCCTTTTCAAGTTGAGTTCTTGCGCTCAACTATCTCTTACCCTTATCGCATCGAAGCAAACATGGGTTACGACGTGAACTTCACAGGATTTCTGCGCTACAGCGGCAATGCTTTAGATTCACACCCGACCAACCGCCCTACAGTCTCACACACGTTTACCATGGGTACCAACAGCGATGAGCAAGCCAATATCCGTTACCAATGGGACCACCGTTACATTCCTGGTGAGATGAAATGGTGGGATTGGAGTTGGGCAATCAATGAATATGGCCTGAGCAGCATGCAATATGCCGCAGGCGCGAGTGTTCGCCCGTTTTACTCTCATGTGTCTGGTCAGTTTTATGCCAAATCACAATACTCTGGGATGATCGATATCGGTGCTGAGCACTCTGTCGATTCATTTGATGTTGTGGGCGTACTAACCAACCACAAAACCTATCATGCTGGTGATGTAACCGTCGTGACCGATTTCGACCCTGAAGCGCTAGATCGACTCGGTTATCGCGATGCCCAGCTAATGATTACTCCAATACAACACTAA
- a CDS encoding type III secretion system effector protein, which translates to MKHNITRTFLALVLLVNSSHTFAGKGSEFGLFYDAPDGVKVIEGYNSAAYGNLYRMSRNLYVQTKSDAYLADMSVLIRNLQLSPTGREILRQVATYEPVNAPDDAVEPLIEHTVGVDQSKATVVTVIREPEGPGRLFETVPSIFEDQQKASLAWQRQFNGKGVSNTILFSTTEMVNIPGKNTPFDQTVALGHELIHARDFASGAVPQGSTPQSHRHPDTNQITEYVIPNYEYQTTGIAHYNNAENGRDPVTEISSARQSMINLREEMYFHWKALGQEKAKAYLKNEKVVSEFHLADDLGKEKRNTYWPKEHYNYQPYTLETRPSATPQHAPKWDTVEGKQAHIEVKQALQQSLNEGSNPAIVIVDATEQRLSQSLQNSPALTRRGLSNQSSILKYAAQNDIKVINLYSAANETPLSSLKKRKKNLLYRAISGKKTEETQGYQDVQYNEGNQTALTSALEDNDEVLVMAYSDGKVTTNVIDSLSENIQKQVVVSRYANLDYQPSNLSAEESTAWKTLGRKDNVRMLGGGSRSRFNICSIQ; encoded by the coding sequence ATGAAACATAACATTACACGAACCTTCTTGGCCTTGGTACTGCTCGTTAATTCAAGCCATACATTTGCTGGAAAAGGCTCTGAATTTGGACTTTTTTATGATGCTCCAGACGGCGTAAAAGTCATCGAAGGGTACAATTCTGCGGCTTATGGAAACCTTTATCGCATGTCCAGAAATCTATACGTGCAAACCAAAAGTGACGCCTACCTTGCAGATATGAGCGTGTTGATTCGCAACCTGCAACTATCGCCAACAGGACGTGAGATTTTACGACAAGTTGCTACCTACGAACCAGTAAATGCACCCGATGATGCTGTTGAACCGTTAATTGAACATACGGTTGGAGTCGATCAATCAAAGGCCACTGTTGTCACTGTGATCAGAGAACCAGAAGGTCCAGGCCGACTATTCGAGACAGTGCCTTCGATATTCGAAGACCAGCAAAAGGCTTCATTGGCATGGCAACGACAATTTAATGGCAAAGGGGTATCAAATACGATTCTCTTCTCCACCACCGAGATGGTTAATATTCCAGGGAAGAACACACCATTTGATCAAACTGTCGCTTTAGGACATGAGCTCATTCATGCTCGTGACTTTGCTTCTGGCGCTGTTCCACAAGGCAGTACACCCCAGTCTCATCGACATCCCGACACCAATCAAATCACAGAATATGTCATTCCGAATTATGAGTATCAAACGACAGGAATTGCACACTACAACAACGCTGAAAACGGGCGAGATCCTGTTACGGAAATCAGTAGTGCCAGACAATCAATGATCAACCTTCGCGAAGAGATGTATTTCCATTGGAAAGCACTGGGACAAGAGAAAGCGAAGGCGTATTTGAAAAATGAAAAAGTGGTGAGCGAGTTTCATTTGGCTGATGATCTAGGAAAAGAGAAGCGCAATACTTATTGGCCGAAAGAGCACTACAACTATCAACCCTATACTCTTGAAACCAGACCATCTGCAACACCTCAGCATGCCCCTAAATGGGATACCGTGGAAGGAAAACAAGCTCATATAGAAGTTAAACAAGCACTCCAACAATCATTGAATGAAGGGAGTAACCCAGCGATTGTTATCGTTGATGCTACCGAGCAGCGCCTTTCTCAAAGCCTGCAAAACTCGCCAGCGCTGACACGAAGAGGCCTTAGTAACCAGAGTTCCATTTTGAAATACGCCGCACAGAACGACATCAAAGTGATCAACCTATACAGCGCCGCCAATGAAACACCATTGAGTTCGCTAAAGAAACGGAAAAAGAATCTGTTATACCGAGCGATTTCAGGTAAAAAAACAGAAGAGACTCAAGGTTACCAGGATGTTCAATACAACGAAGGCAACCAAACAGCCCTAACCTCAGCACTAGAAGACAATGACGAAGTGTTAGTGATGGCCTACTCTGACGGCAAAGTAACAACAAATGTTATCGACAGTCTTTCAGAAAACATTCAAAAACAAGTGGTTGTATCGCGATACGCTAACTTGGATTACCAACCATCAAACCTTAGCGCAGAAGAAAGCACGGCATGGAAAACGCTGGGTAGAAAAGACAATGTGAGAATGCTTGGAGGTGGTAGCCGCTCTCGCTTCAATATATGTAGCATCCAGTAA
- a CDS encoding DUF2058 domain-containing protein gives MAKLTLQEQMLKAGLVNEKKLKKAKKGSKKSRVQAREAKAAAEENKLAQQAKDKELNQQLKEKQLSKEIKAQVKQLIDMNKIDLKNGEIKYNFTDGTLVKYLYVEELTQKQLSKGILSIARQGESYVVIPTAVANKIAMRDEESIVDTQTASTDEVDEDDPYKDFVIPDDLMW, from the coding sequence ATGGCAAAGTTAACACTCCAAGAGCAGATGCTTAAAGCTGGCTTGGTAAATGAGAAAAAATTAAAGAAGGCGAAGAAGGGCTCTAAAAAGTCTCGTGTTCAAGCTCGTGAAGCAAAAGCGGCAGCAGAAGAGAACAAGCTGGCGCAGCAAGCGAAAGATAAAGAGCTAAACCAACAGCTGAAAGAAAAGCAGTTGAGCAAAGAGATCAAAGCTCAAGTGAAGCAGCTGATCGACATGAACAAGATCGACCTGAAAAATGGTGAAATCAAATATAACTTCACCGATGGTACTTTAGTTAAATACCTATACGTTGAAGAGCTGACTCAAAAGCAATTGAGTAAAGGTATCTTGAGTATTGCACGTCAAGGCGAAAGCTATGTTGTGATTCCAACAGCGGTAGCAAACAAAATCGCTATGCGTGATGAGGAGTCAATCGTTGATACTCAAACAGCAAGCACTGATGAAGTTGACGAGGATGACCCGTACAAAGACTTCGTGATCCCTGATGATCTAATGTGGTAA
- a CDS encoding sphingomyelin phosphodiesterase encodes MKNQWTCLSALLASASCLSTTAIADTDVYLTNNTNQVMTIQASHSGTDLLKFGGEWQQHVEQIGPWETKKLISFNRWTGVKSGETYQFDTVVSNAVGESIILNQTMKGHWYNSTLQHGLSAADINLILHNDRNIHRSTTDAFDVNTELALKADNTARYDDIYYTITPEKVDEQPEPDANTLKVMTYNIWALPVIASHIGDRYDLIPQYVKGYDVLALQEVFANGRDEFLRELAKEYPYQTKMLDKDGINIYDGGVMIVSRYPIVNEAQYVFPDCTGTDCFADKGVNYAEIIKNGQAYHVFGTHTASFDTDTARDYRQRQFKQMRALAQSLDIPASETVVYSGDFNVNKLKFPSDYQEMFANLQAIEPEYSGYTASTFDPRINNFAGEPMSGGENVEYLDYVVVSSEYAVKIHNNNRVDVPRSTSSELWKHYNLSDHFPVSAIIK; translated from the coding sequence ATGAAAAATCAATGGACTTGCTTGAGTGCATTACTTGCATCAGCTTCATGCTTATCTACCACAGCTATCGCCGATACCGACGTGTATCTGACCAATAACACCAACCAAGTAATGACGATTCAAGCGAGTCACAGTGGTACAGACCTCCTTAAATTTGGAGGCGAATGGCAACAACATGTTGAACAGATTGGTCCATGGGAGACCAAAAAACTGATCAGCTTTAATCGCTGGACTGGTGTTAAATCAGGGGAAACTTATCAGTTTGATACTGTGGTTTCGAATGCGGTTGGTGAAAGTATCATTCTCAATCAAACCATGAAGGGACACTGGTACAACTCTACCTTACAACATGGCTTAAGTGCTGCTGATATCAACCTAATCCTTCACAACGACCGTAATATCCACCGCAGTACAACCGATGCCTTTGACGTAAATACCGAGCTTGCACTGAAAGCCGATAACACCGCGCGCTACGATGATATTTACTACACCATCACGCCAGAAAAAGTAGACGAACAGCCAGAACCAGATGCGAATACACTAAAAGTCATGACATACAACATATGGGCACTCCCTGTCATTGCTTCACACATTGGTGACCGTTATGACCTGATCCCGCAGTATGTCAAAGGTTACGATGTACTCGCGCTTCAAGAGGTGTTTGCTAACGGCCGAGATGAATTCTTACGTGAACTGGCCAAAGAGTACCCTTACCAAACTAAGATGCTCGATAAAGATGGCATCAACATTTATGACGGCGGTGTGATGATTGTCAGCCGCTACCCTATCGTCAATGAAGCTCAGTATGTATTCCCCGACTGTACCGGCACAGATTGCTTTGCTGACAAGGGTGTGAACTACGCTGAGATCATCAAAAATGGCCAGGCTTACCATGTGTTCGGTACTCACACTGCATCGTTCGACACGGACACCGCTCGTGACTACCGACAACGTCAATTCAAGCAAATGCGCGCGTTGGCTCAATCTCTAGATATTCCAGCGTCAGAAACGGTCGTTTACAGCGGCGACTTCAATGTAAACAAGCTTAAATTTCCTAGCGATTACCAAGAGATGTTTGCCAACCTTCAAGCGATTGAACCCGAGTATTCAGGCTATACGGCGTCGACATTCGACCCACGTATAAATAACTTCGCCGGTGAACCAATGTCTGGCGGAGAAAACGTTGAATATCTTGATTATGTCGTCGTCAGCTCTGAGTACGCGGTTAAAATTCACAACAATAACCGCGTCGATGTGCCTCGCTCCACCAGTAGTGAACTCTGGAAACACTACAATCTTTCAGACCATTTCCCTGTTAGTGCAATCATCAAGTAG
- a CDS encoding chromosome partitioning protein ParA, with protein MHRVILIIMLTTLVGMISYSWSSKEPETSPPLVQHSGVSDFTEDRPLTASHIADNRTNTSYPTDEPESFDHVVFAEQLLDLKGKTLFSELDQFWGLCQQASSCKARLSVLQDELPSEWFELLSHYPTLSAEWKSVESTMPLESIETLEERVRVFEQSAQQVWGELAHKLFSDQFSHLNFTLSASLIKEVEATEFFSHYQNLLMEWEGQAEVLNTDTAAKKYELAISLLPSSLSPTELVSIKKELQETYLDESQANNIVAREQQVAQQQQTVATYHEQFAQLKSSLDVLRSTSHRDWSTQEWDNYYQQQVSSFRENFFK; from the coding sequence ATGCATCGTGTTATATTAATCATCATGCTCACCACATTGGTGGGCATGATTAGCTATTCATGGTCATCAAAAGAACCTGAAACTTCTCCTCCTTTGGTTCAACACAGCGGCGTTTCTGATTTCACCGAAGATCGCCCGTTGACCGCTAGTCACATCGCCGACAATCGAACAAACACTTCATACCCAACAGATGAACCAGAATCTTTTGATCACGTTGTTTTTGCAGAGCAGCTGTTAGATCTCAAGGGAAAAACCTTGTTTAGTGAGCTTGACCAGTTTTGGGGGCTGTGCCAACAAGCTAGCAGCTGCAAGGCGCGACTCTCTGTGTTACAAGATGAGTTACCGAGCGAATGGTTTGAATTACTCAGCCACTACCCAACTCTCTCTGCAGAGTGGAAATCGGTCGAGAGCACCATGCCTCTTGAATCGATAGAGACCTTAGAAGAAAGGGTTCGTGTATTTGAGCAGTCTGCACAACAAGTATGGGGGGAACTCGCCCACAAACTATTTTCCGATCAGTTCTCGCACTTAAATTTCACGCTTAGCGCTAGCTTAATCAAAGAAGTCGAAGCAACGGAATTTTTTTCACATTACCAAAACCTACTTATGGAATGGGAAGGCCAAGCCGAAGTATTAAACACAGATACCGCAGCCAAAAAATACGAACTCGCTATCTCGTTACTTCCGAGTAGCCTGAGTCCAACCGAGCTAGTCTCCATTAAAAAAGAACTACAAGAGACCTATTTAGATGAATCACAAGCAAACAACATTGTAGCTCGTGAACAACAAGTAGCGCAGCAACAGCAAACGGTGGCGACTTATCACGAACAGTTCGCTCAACTTAAGTCCTCCTTAGATGTGCTGCGATCCACCAGCCATAGGGATTGGAGCACCCAAGAATGGGATAACTACTATCAACAACAAGTGTCTAGCTTTCGGGAGAACTTCTTTAAATAA
- a CDS encoding AraC family transcriptional regulator, translated as MEIIAEYMPTEHRHQLGTLDVTLLLNTLDQKGVDVETLLGCAGLEYLDWRDPNGKLTYADKLFIFRMANQNFPNEGLGLSLGEHASLSHFGVLGYALSTSPNVEEAIKAGFKYLRLNGPIFSVKLIRDGELAAIQIENTLEVGELLPFCSEYFLSSIVSLFKELTGEALSIEALSLPYPSPNYAKLYDKRFRCKVTFEQNVCELRFDASVLLRVLPTHDASTLKRYLRSCQSIVETLESEHLLTNQIKTIFYQTAGHFPSIERLAELFGCSSRTLRRELSNYETSYQQLLTEVRVELAKELLLATNMSIDDVGERLGYTDPANFRRAFKGWLHKTPAQFRDGLS; from the coding sequence TTGGAAATTATCGCAGAGTATATGCCAACGGAGCATCGCCACCAGTTAGGTACCTTAGATGTCACACTTTTACTCAATACGTTAGATCAAAAAGGCGTAGACGTTGAAACACTGCTTGGTTGTGCAGGGTTGGAATACCTAGATTGGAGAGACCCAAATGGAAAGCTCACATACGCAGATAAACTGTTTATCTTTCGTATGGCGAATCAGAATTTCCCAAATGAGGGGTTAGGTTTGTCGCTTGGGGAGCATGCAAGCTTGAGTCATTTTGGGGTGTTAGGTTATGCGTTATCAACCAGCCCAAATGTTGAAGAGGCGATCAAAGCCGGCTTTAAATACCTGCGGCTAAATGGGCCTATCTTTTCTGTAAAGTTGATTCGTGATGGCGAACTCGCTGCGATACAAATCGAGAACACGCTAGAGGTCGGCGAATTGCTTCCTTTCTGCAGTGAGTACTTTCTTAGCTCAATCGTCTCCTTGTTTAAAGAGCTGACCGGGGAAGCGTTATCTATTGAAGCTCTATCGTTACCTTACCCAAGTCCAAATTACGCAAAACTCTATGATAAGCGCTTTCGGTGTAAGGTCACTTTTGAGCAAAATGTCTGCGAGCTTAGGTTCGATGCTTCTGTTTTATTGCGGGTGTTACCGACTCATGATGCCTCGACTCTAAAACGTTACCTTAGGTCTTGTCAGTCGATTGTTGAGACGTTGGAGTCTGAGCATCTGCTTACTAACCAAATCAAAACCATCTTTTATCAAACTGCAGGTCATTTCCCGAGCATAGAGCGACTGGCAGAGCTGTTTGGTTGCAGTTCTCGTACCCTTAGACGCGAACTGAGCAATTATGAAACGAGTTATCAGCAACTACTGACAGAAGTGCGAGTCGAATTAGCCAAAGAGCTACTGCTCGCTACAAACATGAGTATTGACGATGTTGGTGAAAGGCTTGGCTACACTGATCCTGCCAATTTCAGAAGGGCATTTAAGGGCTGGCTTCATAAAACACCAGCACAGTTTCGCGATGGCCTCAGCTGA